In Sebaldella termitidis ATCC 33386, one DNA window encodes the following:
- a CDS encoding STM4015 family protein has protein sequence MDKNIEKFYLDWEESEEQGMSLTDKVKAYLDEYGTYEREKLVIGMWESAYDNTPDKLVKYLTENKDKFPNLKELYFGDISWEECEVSWIQNTDLAPLVNSFDLETLTVKGGCGLRFKDMKSSSLKKLEIISGGTGKSVLNDIINAELPSLEHLEIYMGVDNYGFDGSIQDIIPFTKKENFPNLKYLGLKNSDIEDEICEAVLAGDILPQLEILDLSYGTLGNKGVNMLLANIDKISHLKELNIHYNYAAEDILKQLQGELEKAGVKSHCDQGEADLDEDDDYRYPYITE, from the coding sequence ATGGATAAAAATATCGAAAAATTTTATCTGGACTGGGAAGAGAGTGAAGAACAGGGAATGTCATTGACAGATAAAGTAAAGGCATATCTGGATGAATATGGAACATATGAAAGGGAAAAGCTGGTAATAGGAATGTGGGAATCAGCTTATGACAATACACCTGATAAGCTTGTAAAATATCTTACGGAAAATAAGGATAAGTTCCCTAATCTAAAGGAGCTGTACTTTGGAGATATCTCATGGGAAGAGTGTGAGGTTTCCTGGATACAGAATACTGATCTGGCACCTTTAGTTAATTCTTTTGATCTGGAGACTTTAACTGTAAAAGGCGGATGCGGTCTGAGATTCAAGGATATGAAAAGCAGTTCACTGAAAAAGCTTGAGATTATCTCAGGCGGAACTGGGAAATCTGTATTAAATGATATAATAAACGCTGAGTTGCCGTCACTCGAACATCTGGAAATATACATGGGAGTAGATAATTACGGTTTTGACGGAAGTATTCAGGATATAATTCCTTTTACAAAAAAAGAGAATTTTCCGAATTTAAAATATCTGGGATTAAAGAACAGTGACATAGAAGATGAAATATGTGAGGCTGTATTAGCAGGGGATATTCTTCCGCAGCTTGAAATACTTGATCTTTCTTATGGAACACTTGGCAATAAAGGTGTAAATATGCTTCTTGCCAATATTGATAAAATATCACATCTAAAAGAACTAAATATACATTATAATTATGCTGCCGAGGATATTCTGAAACAGCTTCAGGGCGAGCTGGAAAAGGCAGGGGTAAAATCACACTGTGATCAGGGTGAGGCTGACCTTGACGAGGATGACGACTACAGATATCCATATATAACAGAGTAA
- a CDS encoding thermonuclease family protein encodes MAGSRKKRRTTVRRKKKKFIKKKYITTIVSVIVFLISYFGDKYNLGQKGMPSDDTYRVLSVSDGDTVTINDHGEKRKLRLYGIDAPEKDQEYGMESRQYLYDRIQGKDINIDFISKDRYGRDISIIYINGENINETMVKEGYAWWYKEYSKKDVQYKIYEQKAKFGEKGLWSKKNPVPPWDFRKKDKKKNKS; translated from the coding sequence GTGGCTGGAAGCAGAAAAAAAAGAAGAACAACTGTAAGAAGAAAGAAAAAGAAATTTATAAAAAAGAAATATATAACAACTATAGTATCAGTGATCGTTTTCTTAATCAGCTATTTTGGGGATAAATATAATCTCGGTCAGAAAGGGATGCCTTCTGATGATACATACAGAGTTCTAAGCGTAAGTGACGGAGACACTGTGACTATAAATGACCACGGTGAAAAAAGGAAGCTGAGACTATACGGGATTGATGCTCCTGAAAAGGATCAGGAATACGGAATGGAGTCAAGGCAGTATCTTTATGACAGGATTCAGGGAAAGGATATAAATATAGATTTTATATCAAAAGACAGATACGGGCGTGATATTTCCATTATCTATATAAACGGGGAAAATATAAATGAAACTATGGTAAAGGAAGGATATGCATGGTGGTATAAAGAATACTCCAAAAAAGATGTTCAGTACAAAATCTATGAGCAAAAAGCAAAATTCGGGGAAAAAGGACTCTGGAGTAAAAAAAATCCGGTTCCGCCGTGGGACTTCAGGAAAAAAGATAAGAAAAAAAATAAGAGCTAG
- a CDS encoding copper homeostasis protein CutC → MLVEIISTTFDQALQAKKYGADRIELVNGMLEEGLTPSLGVIKKIKEEIGIPSVVMIRPHGKSFVYSKNDLDTMVRDIRIIEPVGVDSFVLGALDENNNIDEEALKLLLSNIENTPVAFHRAFEEVPDYKKAMDTLKKYPKINRILTTFGSKDLKKDVSKIKEYLDYAKSIDLNIIIGGGVNLDNLEILVKETNIQQIHIGSAAKINRNPILDLDPEAVEKIMKIVHSR, encoded by the coding sequence ATGCTTGTAGAAATAATAAGTACCACATTTGATCAGGCACTTCAGGCTAAAAAATACGGAGCTGACAGAATCGAACTGGTAAACGGAATGCTTGAAGAAGGGCTTACACCAAGCCTTGGTGTTATAAAAAAAATAAAAGAAGAGATTGGAATCCCTTCAGTCGTAATGATAAGACCTCATGGAAAATCTTTTGTCTACAGTAAAAATGATCTGGATACAATGGTAAGAGATATCCGAATTATCGAGCCTGTGGGTGTAGACAGCTTTGTTCTCGGAGCTCTTGATGAAAATAACAATATAGATGAAGAAGCACTAAAGCTTCTTCTTTCAAATATTGAAAATACACCTGTAGCATTTCACAGAGCATTTGAAGAAGTGCCTGATTACAAAAAAGCTATGGATACTCTGAAAAAATATCCTAAAATAAACAGAATTCTTACTACCTTCGGATCAAAGGATCTGAAAAAAGATGTTTCCAAAATAAAAGAATATCTTGATTACGCTAAATCAATCGATCTGAATATTATTATCGGCGGCGGCGTAAATCTTGACAATCTGGAAATTCTTGTTAAAGAAACAAATATTCAGCAGATTCACATAGGTTCTGCCGCAAAAATAAACAGAAATCCTATTCTGGATCTGGACCCTGAAGCTGTGGAAAAAATTATGAAGATAGTTCACAGCAGATAA
- a CDS encoding SPFH domain-containing protein — MGFLVLLGLVIIIFIVIFMTCIRIVPQTKECIVERLGKYNGTLHAGFNTIAPFIDRVARVVSTKEQVVDFPPQPVITKDNVTMQIDTVIYFQITDSKQYTYGVERPMSAIENLTATTLRNIIGEMELDETLTSRDIINTKMRTELDVATDPWGIKVNRVELKNILPPEDIRNSMERQMKAEREKREIILKAEADKESVVLRANAVKEQKIREAEGEKEAAILRAEAVKEQKIREAEGEAEAILAVQRANAEAIRLLKEAAPTSEILSLKGMETFEKVADGRATKIIIPSNYQNLASMITTFAELNEKSTDGTEGE; from the coding sequence TGTATAAGAATAGTACCGCAGACAAAGGAGTGTATAGTAGAAAGACTGGGAAAATATAACGGAACTTTGCATGCAGGATTTAATACAATAGCACCGTTTATTGACAGAGTTGCAAGAGTGGTATCTACAAAGGAGCAGGTAGTGGACTTTCCGCCGCAGCCGGTTATTACAAAGGATAATGTAACTATGCAGATTGATACAGTAATTTATTTTCAGATAACTGATTCAAAGCAGTATACATACGGGGTAGAAAGACCGATGTCAGCAATAGAGAATCTTACTGCTACTACATTAAGAAATATAATCGGGGAAATGGAGCTTGATGAAACTCTGACTTCAAGAGATATTATTAATACAAAAATGAGAACAGAGCTTGATGTGGCAACGGATCCTTGGGGAATAAAAGTAAACAGAGTAGAGCTTAAGAATATATTGCCGCCGGAAGATATCAGAAATTCAATGGAAAGACAGATGAAAGCGGAAAGAGAAAAAAGGGAAATAATCCTGAAAGCTGAAGCGGATAAAGAATCTGTGGTTTTAAGAGCAAATGCTGTAAAAGAGCAGAAAATAAGAGAGGCCGAAGGGGAAAAAGAAGCAGCTATCCTGAGAGCAGAAGCTGTAAAAGAGCAAAAGATAAGAGAAGCCGAAGGGGAAGCGGAAGCTATCCTTGCAGTACAAAGAGCAAATGCCGAGGCTATAAGACTATTGAAAGAGGCAGCACCTACAAGCGAAATATTATCACTGAAAGGAATGGAAACATTCGAAAAAGTAGCAGATGGAAGAGCCACTAAGATAATAATACCAAGCAATTATCAGAATCTTGCCAGTATGATAACTACTTTCGCAGAGTTAAATGAAAAATCTACAGATGGAACAGAGGGAGAATAA
- a CDS encoding STM4014 family protein has protein sequence MKNTFLIIGDNKGRRIKTFAGCLEKEGNFPYFILDWTDLLENPGIIEEFLEKSNIVKIEPPEKNTEIYRKFLEFGNGAALPGEDKTGKKNSEIIRAPGVWFDGVKNVFGKMSKIFDNYKNTYLMCDIEELLIMMDKKASYEYLSGAENSFFLPERTKDFQNYDEFFETVKNKTAKYFIKLRCGSGSTGVLAYSYNPKLDEEKIFTSLNYSEENGRLDFFSTYRVKTYTEKKVIRNMVNWVIENGAHIEKWLPKLTYKKYGFDTRVFVAGKKTEYMLSRLSTGPITNLHLKNMRKESSEFMEEKQLKLLSEASEGVMSVFEKSLYAGIDVLLSNNMKPYIIDVNPFGDLFHNLTDSPRNVYYAEIREALKEAALKR, from the coding sequence ATGAAAAATACTTTTTTAATAATAGGGGATAATAAGGGAAGAAGAATAAAGACATTTGCCGGCTGCCTTGAGAAGGAAGGAAATTTTCCTTATTTTATTCTTGACTGGACAGATTTGCTGGAAAATCCCGGAATTATTGAGGAATTTTTAGAAAAAAGTAATATTGTGAAAATAGAACCCCCTGAAAAAAATACTGAAATATACAGAAAATTTCTGGAATTCGGAAACGGAGCGGCTCTGCCCGGGGAGGATAAAACAGGGAAGAAAAACAGTGAGATAATAAGAGCTCCGGGAGTATGGTTTGACGGAGTAAAAAATGTATTCGGAAAAATGTCGAAAATATTTGATAATTATAAAAATACATATCTTATGTGTGATATAGAAGAGCTTTTGATTATGATGGATAAAAAGGCATCATATGAATATCTTTCAGGAGCAGAAAATAGCTTTTTTCTTCCCGAAAGAACAAAAGATTTTCAGAATTATGATGAATTTTTTGAAACTGTCAAAAATAAAACTGCAAAGTATTTTATAAAACTGAGATGCGGATCAGGCAGTACAGGGGTACTTGCTTATTCATACAATCCAAAGCTGGATGAGGAAAAAATATTTACTTCTCTGAATTATTCGGAAGAAAATGGGAGATTGGATTTTTTCAGTACTTACAGGGTAAAAACATATACTGAAAAAAAGGTTATAAGAAATATGGTAAACTGGGTTATAGAAAACGGAGCCCATATAGAAAAATGGCTTCCAAAACTTACATATAAAAAATACGGTTTTGATACAAGAGTTTTTGTAGCGGGAAAAAAGACGGAGTATATGCTGTCAAGACTCAGTACCGGCCCTATTACAAATCTTCATTTGAAAAATATGAGGAAGGAAAGCAGTGAATTTATGGAGGAAAAGCAGCTGAAACTTCTCAGTGAGGCTTCCGAAGGTGTAATGAGTGTTTTTGAAAAGTCTCTATATGCCGGAATTGATGTTCTGTTGTCGAATAATATGAAACCTTATATTATTGATGTGAATCCCTTCGGGGATCTGTTTCATAATCTTACTGACTCACCAAGAAATGTGTATTATGCGGAAATAAGAGAGGCTTTGAAAGAAGCAGCTTTGAAAAGATAA
- a CDS encoding STM4012 family radical SAM protein, with protein sequence MKNINETQINPYNSYIYSFPHKKSYRNFEKPENLAELWKNKDKSNISLYIHIPFCTNKCGYCNLMSTTCFSAGRLEHYVNKLIEEIKSYGETGILGAGNNKAEFSSVILGGGTPTVLDTGLMEKLLMSLEQYLDIDFENTFFSMETSPKTLSNEYFLLLKKYYLNRLSIGVQSFFDNELKAIYRNELKQNIDSALKILFSSENSIEIRNLDLIYGLPGQTMKSWEESLCRVISHKPEEIFIYPLYVREKTRLFENYKADHDLMGKMYDNAVRILSENGYIQTSMRNFISEGMKDKLYPDYSCQENKMLGIGCGARSYIGNVHYSRKYAVEDKNINSIIDDYLKEENFAFAEYGYKLSEEEQKIKYILKSILKITGFNTEDYREKFHTEPLEEFSELEKLINEGYLIREGNRIFPSAKGLKYSDYIGTLFITDGIKRKMEEFTE encoded by the coding sequence ATGAAAAATATAAATGAGACACAGATAAACCCTTATAACAGCTATATTTACTCATTCCCGCATAAAAAATCCTATAGGAATTTTGAAAAGCCTGAAAATCTTGCCGAGCTTTGGAAAAATAAGGATAAAAGCAATATATCGCTGTATATCCATATTCCTTTTTGTACTAATAAATGCGGTTACTGTAATCTTATGTCTACTACCTGTTTTTCGGCAGGAAGACTGGAACATTATGTAAATAAGCTGATTGAGGAAATCAAGTCATACGGGGAAACCGGGATATTAGGAGCAGGAAATAATAAAGCAGAATTTTCAAGTGTTATTTTAGGAGGCGGGACTCCTACTGTTCTGGATACAGGTTTAATGGAAAAGCTTCTTATGTCATTGGAACAATATCTGGATATAGACTTTGAAAATACCTTTTTTTCAATGGAAACTTCGCCAAAAACACTTTCAAATGAGTATTTCCTGCTTTTGAAAAAATATTATCTGAACAGATTAAGCATTGGAGTACAAAGTTTTTTTGATAATGAACTGAAAGCGATATACAGAAATGAGCTAAAACAGAATATAGACAGCGCTTTGAAAATATTGTTTTCTTCAGAAAACAGCATAGAAATCAGAAATCTTGATCTTATTTACGGACTTCCGGGACAGACAATGAAAAGCTGGGAGGAGTCGCTCTGCAGAGTGATAAGTCATAAACCAGAGGAAATATTTATATATCCCTTATATGTAAGGGAAAAAACCAGATTATTTGAAAATTATAAGGCAGATCATGATCTGATGGGGAAAATGTATGATAATGCCGTGAGAATTCTCAGCGAAAACGGATATATACAAACCTCCATGCGAAATTTTATATCAGAAGGAATGAAAGATAAATTATACCCGGATTATTCCTGTCAGGAAAATAAAATGCTCGGAATAGGATGCGGTGCAAGGTCATACATAGGAAATGTACATTATTCAAGGAAGTATGCAGTGGAGGATAAAAATATAAACAGTATAATAGATGATTATCTTAAGGAAGAAAATTTTGCTTTTGCTGAGTACGGATATAAATTATCAGAAGAAGAACAGAAAATAAAATATATTTTAAAATCAATATTAAAAATAACCGGATTTAATACTGAAGATTACAGAGAAAAATTTCATACTGAGCCTTTAGAGGAGTTTAGTGAGCTTGAGAAATTGATAAATGAGGGTTATCTGATCAGGGAAGGAAACAGGATTTTTCCTTCGGCAAAGGGTTTGAAGTATTCTGACTATATAGGGACATTGTTTATAACTGACGGGATAAAGAGAAAAATGGAAGAATTTACGGAGTAA
- a CDS encoding STM4011 family radical SAM protein — protein sequence MEYTIYYRNYLRYCNYKCTYCPFSKYKLNNNDLEKDKIYFRKFTDFLKKSTDKFRIFIAPRGEVLNFDYYKSGILMLANLDNIMEIVVQTNLSGELKWLENVNKDKVILWTTYHPDETGLEDFYKNIEFLDRENIKFSVGTVGVHENFDMIFRLKEKMKLLKNTSPYLWINAYKDEKNYYSERDIKLLTEADPFFEINLKNYISGGCECRTGENVFWMEYNGIIHRCWQDRKNLGNIFKENIKDMKVSDGCRYSRCTCYIGYTNMKELNLGMIYKKSLLGRMI from the coding sequence ATGGAATATACAATTTATTACAGAAATTATTTAAGATACTGTAATTATAAATGCACTTACTGTCCTTTTTCAAAATATAAATTAAATAATAATGATCTGGAAAAGGATAAGATATACTTTAGAAAATTTACCGATTTTTTGAAAAAAAGTACGGATAAATTTAGAATTTTTATTGCACCTAGAGGAGAAGTACTGAATTTCGATTATTATAAATCAGGAATTCTGATGTTGGCAAATCTGGATAATATCATGGAAATTGTAGTTCAGACTAATTTAAGTGGGGAGCTGAAATGGCTGGAAAATGTTAATAAAGATAAGGTTATATTATGGACGACATATCATCCCGATGAAACCGGACTTGAAGATTTTTATAAGAATATAGAGTTTCTTGACAGGGAAAATATAAAATTTTCTGTGGGGACAGTGGGTGTTCATGAAAATTTTGATATGATTTTCAGATTAAAAGAAAAAATGAAGCTTTTGAAAAATACAAGTCCTTATTTATGGATTAATGCTTATAAGGATGAGAAAAATTATTATTCTGAAAGAGATATAAAATTATTAACAGAAGCAGATCCGTTTTTTGAAATAAATCTGAAAAATTACATATCTGGAGGGTGTGAATGTAGAACCGGTGAAAATGTATTCTGGATGGAATATAACGGAATAATACATAGATGCTGGCAGGACAGGAAAAATCTGGGGAACATATTTAAGGAAAATATTAAAGATATGAAGGTCAGTGACGGATGCCGTTATTCCAGATGCACATGTTATATTGGGTATACTAATATGAAAGAACTGAATTTAGGAATGATATATAAAAAGAGCCTGCTTGGACGAATGATATAG
- a CDS encoding SMI1/KNR4 family protein, with amino-acid sequence MSLADRYFEGLEELMTDEQIEKFEIIPPATEDEISRLEKFYPDCPESLLDLWRMKRGTYHEEIDDVYILLPVLSSDVEGGEYPYYLKSCVQILEEAEKNYNKQSIEEIYGEDWIKENSEDFDKRIKMNISHNKWLNFADCINNGGTSRLFIDFDPKGKGVKGQIIRYLHDPDSYIVIANSFDEYLENIIGEEYPFSHIYEEWDD; translated from the coding sequence ATGAGTTTAGCAGACAGATATTTTGAAGGATTGGAAGAATTGATGACAGATGAGCAGATAGAAAAATTTGAAATAATACCGCCGGCAACAGAAGATGAAATATCAAGGCTGGAAAAATTCTATCCTGACTGCCCGGAGTCGCTTTTGGACTTATGGAGGATGAAGAGGGGAACATACCATGAAGAAATAGATGATGTATATATTTTGCTTCCTGTTTTGAGTTCTGATGTAGAGGGCGGGGAATATCCCTATTATCTAAAATCCTGTGTTCAAATATTAGAGGAAGCAGAAAAGAATTACAATAAACAAAGTATAGAGGAAATATACGGAGAAGACTGGATTAAAGAAAACAGCGAAGATTTTGACAAAAGAATAAAAATGAATATTTCACATAATAAATGGCTGAATTTTGCGGATTGTATAAATAATGGCGGAACATCACGTCTTTTTATAGACTTTGATCCGAAAGGAAAAGGGGTAAAAGGGCAGATAATACGTTATTTACATGATCCTGACAGTTATATTGTCATAGCAAACAGCTTTGATGAATATCTGGAGAACATAATAGGAGAAGAGTATCCTTTTAGTCATATATATGAGGAGTGGGATGATTGA
- a CDS encoding glutaredoxin → MKKILLMFLLLFTMSFSADKVNIEIFTRKDCKNCVRLEEFLTELSKDRNDFTVTKYDINEDKSAREFFDEVTKKGKLVKGTPVIYLNETIIQGFDSGDTTGKDITELIESGKVKDTIPGLKVFIENYDPDNINTSYTQNTCEGDEVCAITPVADKKSYVVTLPLLNKKVDVMKYSLPSMSFILGTIDGFNPCAMWVLILFLTALIAIGDKKKMFLVAGLFILAEAVMYYLILNIWIFTWDFIGLNRVITPLVGLIGIIGGILFIKSYIKNRNEIACEVGDFEKKAKISGKIQDLAHKPFTILTGLGIITLALSVNVIEFACSIGIPQTYTKILEMNTVSFLSRQVYNLIYIIGYMIDDFVVFALALFSINKIASTGKYSKLMNLFGGILMVILGLMLIIKPEILVF, encoded by the coding sequence ATGAAAAAGATATTACTGATGTTTTTGCTTTTATTTACAATGAGTTTTTCAGCTGATAAAGTTAATATTGAAATATTTACACGTAAAGATTGTAAAAACTGTGTTCGTCTGGAAGAATTTCTGACAGAGCTTTCAAAAGACAGAAATGACTTTACTGTTACGAAATATGATATTAACGAAGATAAAAGCGCAAGAGAATTTTTTGACGAAGTTACCAAAAAAGGAAAGCTGGTAAAAGGGACTCCGGTTATCTATCTGAATGAAACTATTATTCAGGGTTTTGATTCGGGAGATACTACCGGTAAAGATATTACAGAGCTTATTGAATCAGGGAAAGTCAAAGACACTATTCCCGGACTAAAAGTTTTTATTGAAAATTATGACCCTGATAATATAAATACCAGTTATACACAAAATACATGTGAAGGTGATGAGGTCTGTGCTATTACACCGGTTGCCGATAAGAAATCCTATGTAGTCACGCTTCCGCTTCTGAATAAAAAAGTAGATGTTATGAAATATTCACTGCCAAGCATGTCTTTTATTCTGGGAACTATTGACGGATTTAATCCCTGTGCAATGTGGGTTCTGATTTTATTTCTCACTGCACTTATAGCTATAGGTGATAAGAAAAAAATGTTCCTTGTAGCAGGTCTCTTTATCCTTGCTGAGGCTGTTATGTATTACCTGATATTAAATATATGGATATTCACATGGGATTTTATCGGACTAAACAGGGTTATTACACCTCTTGTAGGATTAATAGGTATTATTGGCGGTATTTTATTTATAAAGAGTTATATTAAGAACCGTAATGAAATAGCCTGTGAAGTAGGCGATTTTGAGAAGAAGGCAAAAATTTCCGGAAAAATTCAGGATCTGGCTCATAAGCCGTTCACTATACTTACAGGTTTAGGTATCATTACTCTTGCCCTGTCGGTAAATGTAATAGAATTTGCCTGTTCTATTGGTATACCACAGACTTATACCAAGATTCTCGAGATGAATACAGTTTCTTTTCTCAGCAGACAGGTTTATAATCTTATTTATATTATAGGGTATATGATTGATGATTTTGTAGTATTTGCACTGGCTTTATTCAGTATAAACAAGATAGCCTCTACTGGTAAATATTCAAAGCTCATGAATCTGTTCGGCGGAATTCTTATGGTTATTCTCGGACTTATGCTTATCATAAAACCTGAAATATTAGTATTTTAA
- a CDS encoding STM4013/SEN3800 family hydrolase: MQVNMNEIVGKSDILFLTLDTLRYDVAEQEYLAGNLPNLCADSGWEKRHSPGDYTYSSHHSFFAGFLPTPSEYVPLNEREYLFSMKNSMLKYKNHSNIYYFDAPNIVKAMEKEGYKTVCIGGVIFFNKSNELCSVLPNMFAESYWNPKFGVTNPKSVEYQVKQALKVLKSLGKDERIFLFLNISAIHGPNYYYLEEYKNKMDEYDPGKNVLASKYDGTESQAAALRYVDKCLEPLFEYMRERNKTFCIALSDHGTCYGEDGFEGHNLAHEVVWTVPYKHFFL; encoded by the coding sequence ATGCAGGTAAATATGAATGAAATAGTAGGGAAAAGCGATATTCTTTTTCTTACTCTGGACACTCTCAGATATGATGTGGCAGAGCAGGAATATCTGGCGGGAAATCTTCCCAATCTTTGTGCTGACAGCGGCTGGGAAAAAAGGCACAGCCCCGGTGATTACACATATTCTTCTCATCATAGTTTTTTTGCCGGTTTTCTGCCGACGCCGTCTGAATATGTGCCGTTAAATGAAAGAGAATATTTGTTTTCCATGAAAAACAGCATGTTAAAGTATAAGAATCACAGCAATATATATTATTTTGACGCTCCGAATATTGTGAAGGCTATGGAGAAAGAAGGGTATAAGACTGTCTGTATAGGCGGGGTAATATTCTTTAATAAAAGTAATGAGCTGTGCAGCGTATTGCCTAATATGTTTGCTGAAAGCTACTGGAATCCGAAATTCGGAGTTACCAATCCAAAATCTGTGGAATATCAGGTAAAGCAGGCTTTAAAGGTTCTGAAAAGTCTTGGGAAAGATGAGAGGATATTTTTATTTTTAAATATATCAGCCATTCACGGACCGAATTATTATTATCTGGAAGAGTATAAGAACAAGATGGATGAGTATGATCCCGGAAAAAATGTTCTTGCATCAAAATATGACGGGACAGAAAGTCAGGCTGCTGCTTTAAGATATGTGGATAAATGTCTTGAGCCGCTTTTTGAATATATGAGGGAGAGAAATAAAACATTCTGTATAGCACTGTCTGATCACGGGACATGCTATGGAGAAGACGGATTTGAAGGGCATAATCTTGCACATGAAGTGGTATGGACGGTACCGTATAAACATTTTTTTCTATAA
- a CDS encoding DUF4253 domain-containing protein: MEKLKEAEKITGKKLRNFMTVDFGREEKTVPDTYSTVVENKNLYDFFEDIKFALGDDYTVFIGTTNFLAPINDTDIKKGKRYSELVITKKTTWDNVLRMAESDAINFGFETEDLINKIKEYDEKYGISISHAETDTVVLEFGKLPEDLVELTKDIYEFCPDIVDQGTGDINSIAESLEGTSSIFLWWD; the protein is encoded by the coding sequence ATGGAAAAACTAAAAGAAGCAGAGAAAATAACAGGGAAAAAACTGAGAAATTTTATGACAGTTGATTTCGGACGTGAGGAGAAGACTGTTCCTGATACGTATTCCACTGTTGTGGAAAATAAAAATCTTTATGATTTTTTTGAGGATATAAAATTTGCTTTAGGCGATGATTACACAGTATTTATAGGAACAACAAATTTTCTTGCGCCGATAAATGATACTGATATAAAAAAAGGGAAAAGATACTCAGAGCTAGTGATAACAAAGAAAACAACATGGGATAATGTGCTTAGAATGGCAGAATCAGATGCAATAAATTTTGGTTTTGAGACAGAAGATCTGATAAATAAAATAAAAGAATATGATGAAAAATACGGAATAAGCATTAGTCATGCCGAAACAGACACTGTGGTTCTGGAATTCGGAAAACTTCCGGAGGATCTTGTAGAACTGACAAAGGATATATATGAATTCTGCCCTGATATAGTGGATCAGGGAACCGGGGACATAAATTCCATTGCTGAAAGTCTCGAAGGTACAAGCAGTATATTTTTATGGTGGGATTAG